In Erigeron canadensis isolate Cc75 chromosome 7, C_canadensis_v1, whole genome shotgun sequence, one DNA window encodes the following:
- the LOC122606959 gene encoding ethanolamine-phosphate cytidylyltransferase — MVSDGGAEYSKRFLTTWLIGGLVAGISLAVALRTGWPEINLIGKKKKKRPIRVYMDGCFDMMHYGHCNALRQARALGDQLIVGVVSDSEITDNKGPPVTPLHERMLMVSAVKWVDEVIPDAPYAITEEFMRKLFDEYNIDYIIHGDDPCILPDGTDAYALAKKAGRYKQIKRTEGVSSTDIVGRMLLCVRERTSCESPSHASLQRQFSSGHNQKYDDGGSGSGTRVSHFLPTSRRIVQFSNEKAAGPNSRIVYIDGAFDLFHAGHVEILRLARGLGDFLLVGIHTDQTVSANRGVHRPIMNLHERSLSVLACRYVDEVIIGAPWEVSKDMITTFNISLVVHGTVAEDDDFEKDNRDPYDVPRSMDIFKVLESPLDITTSTIIKRIVSNHEAYQKRNERKGESERRYYEAKSYVAGD, encoded by the exons ATGGTTTCAGATGGTGGTGCAGAATACTCGAAACGGTTTCTAACGACATGGTTGATCGGAGGATTAGTGGCCGGGATATCATTGGCGGTGGCGTTACGCACCGGTTGGCCGGAAATAAATTTAAtaggaaaaaagaagaagaaaaggccGATACGCGTGTATATGGACGGTTGTTTTGATATGATGCATTATGGACATTGTAACGCGCTAAGACAAGCGCGTGCACTTGGAGATCAATTAATTGTTGGCGTTGTTAGTGATTCTGAAATTACTGATAATAAAGGACCACCTGTTACACCTCTTCATGAAag GATGCTTATGGTGAGTGCTGTGAAGTGGGTTGATGAAGTTATCCCTGATGCACCTTATGCTATAACTGAAGAGTTCATGAGGAAGCTGTTTGATgaatataatatagattataTTATTCATGGAGATGATCCATGCATTCTCCCTGATGGAACTGATGCATATGCCCTTGCGAAAAAAGCTGGCCGCTATAAGCAGATTAAGCGAACAGAAGGCGTATCAAGCACAGACATTGTTG GACGGATGCTTCTTTGTGTAAGGGAGAGGACCAGTTGTGAGAGTCCAAGTCATGCTTCCTTACAAAGACAATTTAGCTCTGGCCACAACCAGAAGTATGATGATGGTGGCTCTGGTAGCGGAACTCGTGTGTCTCATTTTCTTCCAACATCTCGCAGGATTGTTCAATTTTCTAATGAAAAG GCAGCTGGACCTAATTCTCGCATAGTTTATATAGATGGTGCATTTGATCTATTCCATGCTGGACATGTGGAG ATCTTAAGACTTGCTCGTGGGCTTGGAGATTTTTTACTTGTTGGGATTCACACAGATCAAACTGTGAG TGCCAATAGAGGAGTGCACCGTCCAATCATGAATCTCCATGAACGGAGCCTGAGTGTTTTGGCATGTCGGTATGTGGATGAGGTGATTATTGGTGCTCCATGGGAGGTTTCGAAGGATATG ATCACAACCTTTAATATCTCTTTGGTTGTCCATGGGACGGTGgcagaagatgatgattttgaaaag GATAATCGCGATCCGTATGATGTTCCAAGAAGTATGGATATATTCAAAGTGTTGGAAAGTCCTCTGGACATCACTACTAGCACAATTATAAAGAGGATTGTATCTAATCACGAGGCTTATCAG AAACGTAACGAAAGGAAGGGAGAAAGTGAGAGAAGGTACTATGAGGCTAAGAGTTATGTGGCAGGTGATTGA
- the LOC122606893 gene encoding probable serine/threonine-protein kinase PBL8, producing MGNCGTREESAVATNAHNHNHQGNQLKANSGKSQGLEKKYSRSNSNMSDPYTPRNNVNIIEDLRNNSLLYTHVIAFTLFELETITKSFRSDYILGQGGFGTVYKGYIDENVRVGLKSLPVAVKVLNKEGLQGHREWLTEVNFLGQLRHPNLVKLIGYCCEDDHRLLVYEFMFRGSLENHLFRKASVPLPWSTRMMIAYGAAKGLAFLHNAERPVIYRDFKTSNILLDSDYTAKLSDFGLAKAGPQGDQTHVSTRVMGTYGYAAPEYVMTGHLTVRSDVYSFGVVLLELLTGRKSVDKTRPSKEQSLVDWARPKLKDKNKMLLIMDPRLEDQYSLRAAQKACSLAYYCLSSNAKARPLMTDVVETLEPLQNSSSSVPLSPLIRGGSGGHSDFQAGHRFVRTVGSGGGCRSRNPSRSPGIPAACRVR from the exons atggggAATTGCGGCACTCGCGAAGAATCCGCTGTTGCTACCAATgctcataatcataatcatcaaG GTAATCAGTTAAAAGCGAACTCTGGTAAAAGTCAGGGTTTGGAGAAGAAATATAGTCGGTCAAATTCAAATATGAGTGATCCGTACACACCTCGTAACAACGTGAACATTATCGAAGAtttgagaaataattctctgtTGTATACTCATGTTATTGCGTTCACGTTGTTTGAGCTTGAAACCATTACTAAAAGCTTTAGGTCTGATTACATTTTGGGGCAGGGTGGTTTTGGAACTGTTTATAAAGGTTATATAGATGAGAATGTGAGAGTTGGTCTTAAATCTCTGCCGGTTGCTGTTAAGGTTCTGAATAAGGAAGGTCTTCAAGGCCACAGAGAATGGCTT ACAGAAGTTAATTTCCTTGGTCAGCTCAGACATCCAAATTTGGTGAAGTTAATAGGATATTGTTGTGAGGATGATCACAGGTTGCTTGTCTATGAGTTCATGTTTCGGGGAAGCCTTGAGAATCACTTGTTTCGTA AAGCATCTGTACCATTACCATGGTCAACAAGAATGATGATTGCTTATGGAGCAGCAAAAGGTCTTGCCTTCCTACACAATGCTGAGCGACCTGTAATTTATAGGGACTTCAAAACTtcaaacatattattggatTCG GATTATACAGCTAAGCTATCTGATTTTGGGCTTGCAAAAGCTGGTCCTCAAGGAGATCAGACTCATGTATCTACTAGGGTTATGGGTACCTATGGTTATGCTGCTCCTGAATATGTTATGACTG GACATCTTACTGTAAGGAGTGATGTTTACAGCTTCGGGGTCGTTCTTTTGGAGTTGTTGACAGGAAGGAAGTCAGTGGATAAGACGAGACCCAGCAAAGAACAGAGTTTGGTGGACTGGGCTCGGCCCAAACTGAAGGACAAGAACAAAATGCTGCTAATTATGGACCCGAGACTAGAAGATCAATACTCACTTAGGGCAGCTCAGAAAGCTTGCAGTTTGGCTTATTATTGCTTAAGCAGtaatgcaaaagcaagaccATTAATGACTGATGTCGTTGAGACTTTAGAGCCTCTACAAAACAGCAGTAGCTCAGTTCCATTATCGCCCCTGATCCGTGGCGGCAGTGGTGGTCACTCAGATTTCCAGGCAGGTCATAGGTTTGTTCGAACTGTAGGAAGTGGTGGTGGATGTCGATCAAGAAACCCAAGCCGGTCTCCTGGAATTCCCGCAGCCTGTAGGGTTAGATGA